The genomic window CGGTCTTGTCAAAAATCATCCGCATGGTTGGCGACGCGCACTCGAAACGTGCCGAGGTCGAACAATGGGTCGCGAAGTTTGCCCGGATTTACACGCCGATCGTGATGGTTCTGGCGGCAGCAATCGCCGTCTTGCCACCCCTCTTTTTTGGCGGCGCCTGGGATTATTGGTTCTACAACGCTCTGGTCCTGCTGGTGATCGCGTGCCCCTGTGCCCTCGTCATTTCGACTCCGGTATCCATTGTTGCCGCCCTTGCTGCATCCGCTCGGGCCGGCGTGCTGATCAAAGGCGGGGCCTATGTCGAGGCACCCGGTCGCACCACCGCACTTGCGATGGACAAAACCGGCACCATTACCATGGGCGAACCCGAAGTGGCCGCTGTCTATCCCTTGGGTGACGTATCTAAATCAGAGCTATTGGCCCTTGCCGGTGCCCTGGAGGCGCGGTCGTCGCATCCTCTTGCGCGCGCCATTCTTGGCAAGGCTGAAACCGACGGTATTGCAGTGCAAGCCGCCAAGGACACCCGCACCGTCCCAGGTCGTGGGTTGGTGGGGCGCATCGACGGAAGAGATGTCTGGCTTGGATCGGATCGTTTCGCAGAGGAAAAAGGCTTTGGCGAAACCATCCCGTCAGACCTTCGGAATCAGATTGAAGGGGCCGGAAGCACCTTGGTCGCGGTTGGCGACGAAGGCGGCGTAACCGGTATTCTTGAACTCCGCGACCGCATTCGCCCCAACGCCAAGGGCATTGTTGCACAGCTTCATGCGCAGGGCGTCAAGACAATCATAATGCTGACGGGCGACAACGAGCGGACAGCACGTGCCGTGGCGGCCGAGGTCGGCATCGATGAAGTCCGCGCGGAACTCTTGCCCGAAGACAAGGTGACAGCCATCGAAGAGCTGGTCGCGCAACATGACATGGTTGCGATGATTGGCGACGGGGTCAACGATGCGCCCGCTATGGCGCGCGCGCATTACGGGATTGCCATGGGGGCCGTTGGCTCTGATGCCGCCATTGAAACGGCCGATATCGCGTTGATGACAGATGATATCGGCAAGGTGCCTTGGCTGATCGGTCATTCGCGCAGAACAATGTCGATCATCCGGCAGAACATTGGCATCTCTCTGGCCACTAAGGCTTTGTTCGTCGGCTTGACCGCGTTTGGTATGGCTACGATGTGGGGCGCTATCGCAGCCGATGTGGGTGTCTCGCTGGTGGTGGTCGCCAATGCGCTGCGCCTTCTGCGGGCTCGCGAAACCCCCAACGATGACCAGGGTGGAGAAAAAATTGGCGAACAGATGGCGAAAGGCGCGCTGGCCCATGGACATTGATCAGATCGCTGCGTGTCGGCCGTCTTGCCGGAATAGATCTTCCACAAACGGGCAACCCGTTGGCTGAGACGGCCGCGCCGCAGGGCGCAGCCCTTGTCAGGAAAAACGTCGGCGCAGAACAACGTTGAAGGCTTCAATCGCCACCACCATGACAATTACCGCAAGAGTGGCGCTCGCGGCTTTGTCATATTGGAAAGAGCGCACATAGGTCTGGATGTAAAAACCAATCCCCCCGGCACCGACGATGCCAAGGACCAGCGACTCGCGCAGGTTCAGCTCAAACCGGAAGATTGTGTCGCGCGCAATCACGGGTGCCATCTGTGGCCAGATCGCATACCGAAGCCGCGCGAGTGTTCCCGCGCCCGCACTTTCCAAGGCGGCAAGGGGCGCGCGTGACACGCCGTCGATTGCCTCGGCATAGAACTTGGCCAGCATGCCCGTCGCGTGGAACGCAACCGCAATGATGCCGGGCAGGGGACCAAGCCCGACTGCACCCACCATCAGCATCGCCACCAATATCAGCGGAATGGCCCGGATGATCGCCAGCACCGTTCGGATCGGACGAAAAAACACCGGTGGGGCCATCGTCTCGGACGCAAGAAGCCCCAATGGGACAGACAGGAAGACAGCGCCAAGCGTGCCGATAATTGCAATGCGCAGCGTCTCGGCGCTGCCCTTGATGATATCGTCCATCACCGAAGGATCGGGCGGGAACATGCGGCCCAGGAAATCGGCTATCCTTGTTCCGGCCGAGGCGAGACGTGTCATTTCGACATCGGTGGTGATCAACGACCAAAGGACTGCGCCGCCAACCAATAGTGCGGCCAAGAAGCTGCCGGACCCACGTGAACGCATCAGATCACCGCCCTGAGGCCGTTGGCCGGTATCTGCACGGCACCACGATAAAGCTCTGTCGTAGCGTCATCGGACAACTCGGTCGCGGGCACATCGAATGCGATCCCCCCATCCCGCATGCCGACGATGCGCTGTGCGAAACGCCGCGCAAGTTCGGGTTGATGCGATGAGAATAGAACGGTCGCGCCACGCGCGCGTGCTGCCTCTGTCAACAGTGTCAAAATCTCTGCAGCGCGAGTCGGGTCGAGACTGCTGACCGGTTCATCCGCCAAGATCAATTGCGGTTCTTGCGCCAGGCATCGGGCAATGGCGACGCGTTGCCTTTGGCCGCCACTCAGGCTATCGACCCTGCGCCTTGCAAGGTCCGCAATTCCGCAATCGCCAAGCGCACTCTGTGCGACCTGAAGATCGTATGATGTGGGCAATCCAAGAAAGGCTCGAAGCGGCGACATCCGTCCAAGACGACCGTTGAGCACGTTGCGCAGAACGGTGGCGCGTTCGACCAAAGCAAATTCCTGAAAAACGAAGCCGGTGGTCGGGCGATGGGCCTTCGGCGGCGGGCAATCCGGATCAAGCGGGTTGCCGAAGATCGAGACCCGGCCTTGCCAGTCCCGAAGCCTGCCATCAAGCAGCGTTAGACATGTCGTCTTGCCGGCGCCGGACGGTCCAAGAAGCGCGACGATCTCGCCTGCCGGAACCGAAAGCGACAGGTGTTCCAACGCCGGGGTGTCTGCACCGGAATGGGAGAAACTGACATCGTCGACTTGCGCGGCAACTTGCATCACAGAAGCCCGAATCGTCGCGCCATCTCCCGCACCCCATCGTAGGCACCGGGATCGGAAAGGACATAGCCGTCGGGTCCGTAGAGATAACGGAGCATTTCTCGGTTCTCGGGTTGGTTCAGCTTCATCATGGCGTCGACGAACCTTGTTTGAACACCATCGTCAAGCCCGGGACGCGCGATTACGACATGGCTCGGGATCGCTTCGCTTTCCGCAATCCAAGTCACCTCGGCCTGTTGTTCGGGCGTAAGAAGCAAATCTGCATACTGGCTCGCGCCTGCGGCATCGACCAGACCCTCTGCCATTGCTTGCATCGCTTGTTGATATCCACCGGCAAAATAGACGCGTCCAAAGAAGGTCTCTGCCTTTTCCGGACTTTCGATCAGGCCCGCATTGATGAATTCGGCGAGCGGATAAAGATAACCTGATTCCGAAATCGGGTCGGCGAAGGCAATGTAGCGACCGCGCAGATCGGCAAGCGTCTTGATACCGCTGTCGCGGCGCACGAAGATGCGGCCAGTGTAGCTTGGCGCATCGCGATAGACTTCGGACAGAAGCGGCACGGCGCCGATCTCTGCCTCTGCCAACACAAAGGGCAGCGCGCCCATGAAAGAGATGTCCGCGTCGCCGTTGCGCAACGCTTCAACTGCGGCGGCATGGTCAATAGTCACAAACCCTTCGACGGGCACTCCGATTTCACCGGTCAGCCAGCCCGTGACCGCCTCGATATCGCCGAGTAGTTTCTCTGGGTTCTCCTGCGGAATGAAGGCAAGGCGCAGGGCGCGTTCCTGCGCAACAAGCGGGTTTGTGGCAGCCAAGGCGACCGCTACGCCAGCCAGAGTCAATACGGTTCTGCGGTTCATTTGGATTGTCATCAGAACGCCCTTTGGTCAATTGCGGCGGCTTGGGTTTGAAAAGCAGTCCAACTTGCCTCGGCGGTTGCCCAGTCACCTTCGCGCACCGCAGAACCAACATCAGCAAGTATTTCCGCCAACGCATACACCTCGGGCCGGGCGGCAAGATTGGACATCGTGCTGGCATCGGCAGAAAGATCTGCCGCCACGGTGTCGGTTAACAGAAGGATGTGCTCGGCATCCCGCCGGGGCAGCAGCGTGTCCAGCGTCGACGCGAAGGTCGTCAGTTCCGTGAACGCAAGGCGGAAGGCGGTGTTTTCGTCGTCAAACGCCTCGTACGGCTTGTCCGCAGAGCCCACGGTTTCGATATAGGCCGTGAGGTCCGCACGCTCTGATGCGGTCAAGCCAAGAGATTTCGTATCGTCGAACCAATCCACAACTGCGGCCAAAGTGGGCAAGGATCCATCGTGGAAATACGGGGCCGTGTAAGCCGTCCCAAGCAAGGTGGGTGTGTCAAAAGCGCCTGCGCGCGCATCAACATAAGGCGCCGCAGCCGAGCCGATATCGTAGGCTTGCCGGTCGAGGAAATTTCCGTCCGGCACATGGCAACTGGCGCAGGATCGTTCGCCAAGCCCCGCGAAGGGACGGTTGAAGATCGCTTCGCCGCGCCTTGCCGCTTCGGGGGCGGCGTCGGTCAACTTGCCATCTGCGGTCAACTTGGAGTTTGGCAAGAAATCGAACTCAAGCATATAGGCGACCAACGCGTCCAACATGAACGGCGTCGGTTCATCACCGCCAAACTCGCCCACAATGACGTTGCGCGTGAACTCACGCAAAGAAGCAAAGCGACCGTCACGACCGTAAGGCCCGGTAAAGCGCAAGCCCCGCAGGCTTGGTATGTCGATGGGATCGTCACGCCGATCGTTGAAGATCGGGTTGAAAAAGGCACCATCCACGTCGATGGCACCGGGTTGGTGACTGGCACCGGGAATGAACAGCCGCTGGTTCACGTCCGACCGGTTGTGGCATGTGGAACAGGCAATCCCAAGGTCACGCGCGGGGCTGCCGAATATCTGCGTGCTGTCAAACAGCATGTCGCCATAGGCAACGAGTGGAAGGTCTACCTCGTCGATGCCCCGTTCCTCGAAATTGAGAACGAGCCGCGGAAGCGGATCCTGATCGAATATGTCCGATCCCGGTGGCAGGCTGGGCGGCACGTCGATAGCGCGTCCGCTTATCGCGGCGATTTCTGGCAATGTGTTCAAGGTGTCGCGTGGCGCAAAGCTATCCACGAGATAGTTCCGTTCAAGATAGTCAGAAATCACCTCGCTTGCGGCGACCATGGTCGCCCGATCAGCGGGTATCCCACCTGTCCCCAGTATACCGGACGACCCGGCACCACTGTTCAAGTCCAGCCATGCGAGGCCGATGTCACGCGCCGCGTCAGGATCGGCAGCAGTTACGCCATCGGCAAATGCACGATAAAGATCGCGACCCGTCTGCACCGCTTTTCGTGCATCCGATGGGTCAGTGGCGACCAATGCCCGCCCCAGTTCTTCCTCGATCCTGAGCGCGATCAATCGCGTGGCCTCGGCGAAGAGCGCCTGTCGATCCTCTTGCTCGATGGCCTTTAGCAGCCGCGAGGTATCAACACCGCTTTTGGCTCCCAGCGATTTCAGAGCGCCGTTGGTAAATTCGGAATTGCGATGGGGTTCAGACCAAGCCGTCGCAACCTTGTCCCAAGGCAAGGGTTCCAGATTTCCCAGAAAAAGCGTCAGGCGATAGGCCGCGGCCTCTGGAATCCATGGCGCCTCTTTTGCAGGCGTGGCCGAAACCGGCCCTGAAAGAACTGCCGCACAGATAAACGCCGTGAAAAACAGCCTCTGGAAAATCAAGATCAACAAAGCCTCCGAAATTGAAAGTTAGCCATGGCTAATATATCTACCCATAGCAAACAAGTTGTCAATCTATCCGTCTCGCTTCATTGTAGGGCTATGACAAAGCTGGAATCGAATGACCGTGAAACCGTTGAGCCCGTCGTCAGGGCACCTGAAGCACAAGC from Aliiroseovarius sediminilitoris includes these protein-coding regions:
- a CDS encoding heavy metal translocating P-type ATPase, which codes for MAVSTDNERRDIQPEHEHDHKHDHSGHKHDHTAHKSDGSACCGGGAAQGNVIPSAPPPDEGRSFQVSGLDCVEEVSILSKVVGPKVGGADHLAFDVINGRMTVLESAEQISDGEIVNLVASTGMTARPWNAESASADQAAHLAKQKLFTSLSGGFWAAGFVYHIVETGLGGALGLFSGHGESAMPVLEAALFGFAILFGVWLVAPKAWSSARRLSPDMNLLMVVAVAGAIVLGEYFEAATVAFFFSLSLYLESWSVGRARNAVSALLDLAPPTARVLKDDGSEADVPAAEVAVGARFIVRGGDRIPLDGEVIDGAGAVDQAPITGESALVPKEAGDDVYAGTINGEGTLTVRATKAATDTVLSKIIRMVGDAHSKRAEVEQWVAKFARIYTPIVMVLAAAIAVLPPLFFGGAWDYWFYNALVLLVIACPCALVISTPVSIVAALAASARAGVLIKGGAYVEAPGRTTALAMDKTGTITMGEPEVAAVYPLGDVSKSELLALAGALEARSSHPLARAILGKAETDGIAVQAAKDTRTVPGRGLVGRIDGRDVWLGSDRFAEEKGFGETIPSDLRNQIEGAGSTLVAVGDEGGVTGILELRDRIRPNAKGIVAQLHAQGVKTIIMLTGDNERTARAVAAEVGIDEVRAELLPEDKVTAIEELVAQHDMVAMIGDGVNDAPAMARAHYGIAMGAVGSDAAIETADIALMTDDIGKVPWLIGHSRRTMSIIRQNIGISLATKALFVGLTAFGMATMWGAIAADVGVSLVVVANALRLLRARETPNDDQGGEKIGEQMAKGALAHGH
- the phnE gene encoding phosphonate ABC transporter, permease protein PhnE — translated: MRSRGSGSFLAALLVGGAVLWSLITTDVEMTRLASAGTRIADFLGRMFPPDPSVMDDIIKGSAETLRIAIIGTLGAVFLSVPLGLLASETMAPPVFFRPIRTVLAIIRAIPLILVAMLMVGAVGLGPLPGIIAVAFHATGMLAKFYAEAIDGVSRAPLAALESAGAGTLARLRYAIWPQMAPVIARDTIFRFELNLRESLVLGIVGAGGIGFYIQTYVRSFQYDKAASATLAVIVMVVAIEAFNVVLRRRFS
- a CDS encoding phosphonate ABC transporter ATP-binding protein translates to MQVAAQVDDVSFSHSGADTPALEHLSLSVPAGEIVALLGPSGAGKTTCLTLLDGRLRDWQGRVSIFGNPLDPDCPPPKAHRPTTGFVFQEFALVERATVLRNVLNGRLGRMSPLRAFLGLPTSYDLQVAQSALGDCGIADLARRRVDSLSGGQRQRVAIARCLAQEPQLILADEPVSSLDPTRAAEILTLLTEAARARGATVLFSSHQPELARRFAQRIVGMRDGGIAFDVPATELSDDATTELYRGAVQIPANGLRAVI
- a CDS encoding phosphate/phosphite/phosphonate ABC transporter substrate-binding protein, whose translation is MNRRTVLTLAGVAVALAATNPLVAQERALRLAFIPQENPEKLLGDIEAVTGWLTGEIGVPVEGFVTIDHAAAVEALRNGDADISFMGALPFVLAEAEIGAVPLLSEVYRDAPSYTGRIFVRRDSGIKTLADLRGRYIAFADPISESGYLYPLAEFINAGLIESPEKAETFFGRVYFAGGYQQAMQAMAEGLVDAAGASQYADLLLTPEQQAEVTWIAESEAIPSHVVIARPGLDDGVQTRFVDAMMKLNQPENREMLRYLYGPDGYVLSDPGAYDGVREMARRFGLL
- a CDS encoding cytochrome c peroxidase, whose translation is MILIFQRLFFTAFICAAVLSGPVSATPAKEAPWIPEAAAYRLTLFLGNLEPLPWDKVATAWSEPHRNSEFTNGALKSLGAKSGVDTSRLLKAIEQEDRQALFAEATRLIALRIEEELGRALVATDPSDARKAVQTGRDLYRAFADGVTAADPDAARDIGLAWLDLNSGAGSSGILGTGGIPADRATMVAASEVISDYLERNYLVDSFAPRDTLNTLPEIAAISGRAIDVPPSLPPGSDIFDQDPLPRLVLNFEERGIDEVDLPLVAYGDMLFDSTQIFGSPARDLGIACSTCHNRSDVNQRLFIPGASHQPGAIDVDGAFFNPIFNDRRDDPIDIPSLRGLRFTGPYGRDGRFASLREFTRNVIVGEFGGDEPTPFMLDALVAYMLEFDFLPNSKLTADGKLTDAAPEAARRGEAIFNRPFAGLGERSCASCHVPDGNFLDRQAYDIGSAAAPYVDARAGAFDTPTLLGTAYTAPYFHDGSLPTLAAVVDWFDDTKSLGLTASERADLTAYIETVGSADKPYEAFDDENTAFRLAFTELTTFASTLDTLLPRRDAEHILLLTDTVAADLSADASTMSNLAARPEVYALAEILADVGSAVREGDWATAEASWTAFQTQAAAIDQRAF